The following are from one region of the Zonotrichia albicollis isolate bZonAlb1 chromosome 15, bZonAlb1.hap1, whole genome shotgun sequence genome:
- the UBTD2 gene encoding ubiquitin domain-containing protein 2, with protein sequence MGGCVGSHHDSSGSLNENSDGTGVALGRNQPLKKEKPKWKSDYPMTDGQLRSKRDEFWDTAPAFEGRKEIWDALKAAAHAFESNDHELAQAIIDGANITLPHGALTECYDELGNRYQLPVYCLAPPINMIEEKGDLETLDIPEPPPNSGHECQLRLRLSTGKDLRLLVRSMDTVYHMKRRLHAVEGVEPGSQRWFFSGRPLADKMKLEELKIPKDYVVQVIVSQPLANPTPVEN encoded by the exons TGGCTCTTGGTCGTAACCAGCCCCTGAAGAAGGAGAAGCCCAAATGGAAGAGCGATTACCCCATGACGGACGGGCAGCTCCGCAGTAAGAGGGATGAATTTTGGGACACAGCCCCGGCCTTTGAGGGCAGGAAGGAGATTTGGGATGCCCTCAAGGCTGCTGCCCACGCCTTTGAGAGCAACGACCACGAACTGGCACAAGCAATCATTGATGGTGCAAACATAACACTACCCCATG GTGCTCTTACCGAGTGTTACGATGAACTGGGCAACCGCTACCAGCTGCCCGTCTACTGCCTCGCCCCTCCCATCAACATGATCGAGGAGAAGGGTGACCTGGAGACTCTGGACATCCCCGAGCCCCCTCCCAACTCGGGGCACGAGTGCCAGCTGCGCCTGCGCCTGTCCACGGGCAAGGACCTGCGGCTGCTGGTGCGCAGCATGGACACCGTGTACCACATGAAGCGGCGGCTGCACGCCGTGGAGGGAGTGGAGCCGGGCAGCCAGCGCTGGTTCTTCTCTGGGAGACCCCTGGCAGACAAAATGAAACTGGAGGAGCTGAAAATCCCAAAGGATTACGTGGTGCAAGTCATTGTGAGCCAGCCCTTAGCAAATCCCACCCCGGTGGAGAACTGA